The following are encoded together in the Pseudodesulfovibrio indicus genome:
- a CDS encoding ATP-binding protein, with the protein MRRREHAGDLRVHRFFPRHGENGKWLTFSAALIVGPDNDILGAVETVQDVTGLKTAEQNLLKAKEAAEASNRSKSEFLANMSHEIRTPMNGILGMLQLLESTDLDENQKEYVSLAAQSSRRLTRLLSDILDLSRIEAGKLSIINEPFDLFEVLNQALDIFLPLASQEGVELTSMLDPETHTKLIGDAVRLQQILINLIGNALKFTPAGGSISVEVRQLPEARENEVRILLSVLDTGLGIPDDKLTELFSPFTQGEKGNIRKNQGAGLGLAICRRLAGLMDASISVESEVGKGTAFHVSIPFKRIDEEIHRPEWARQDNVSLTGLRVLLTEDDKVSAILAKRYLSLLGCRVVWAENGRQALDILRTERFDVVLMDAQMPVMDGVTATRAIRQGDAGKENRAIHIIALTAYAMAGEQHSFLDAGMDDYLSKPLELSALAAALGRFLSSGE; encoded by the coding sequence ATGCGGCGTCGAGAACATGCTGGAGATCTGCGTGTTCACCGATTTTTTCCCCGACATGGGGAGAACGGCAAGTGGCTGACCTTTTCCGCGGCCCTGATCGTCGGGCCGGACAACGACATCCTGGGAGCGGTGGAGACCGTGCAGGACGTCACCGGCCTGAAAACCGCCGAGCAGAATCTGCTCAAGGCCAAGGAGGCCGCCGAGGCCTCGAACAGGTCGAAATCCGAATTCCTGGCCAACATGAGCCACGAAATCCGCACGCCCATGAACGGCATTCTCGGCATGCTGCAACTGCTGGAATCCACCGACCTGGACGAAAACCAGAAGGAGTACGTCTCTCTGGCCGCCCAGTCCTCAAGGAGACTGACCCGGCTGCTCTCCGACATCCTCGACCTGTCGCGGATCGAGGCGGGCAAGCTGTCGATCATCAACGAGCCGTTCGATCTGTTCGAGGTCCTCAACCAGGCGCTGGACATCTTCCTGCCCCTGGCCAGCCAGGAGGGCGTCGAACTGACCTCCATGCTGGACCCGGAAACGCACACCAAACTGATCGGCGATGCGGTCCGCCTGCAGCAGATCCTGATCAACCTGATCGGCAACGCCCTCAAGTTCACGCCCGCCGGAGGGTCCATCTCGGTGGAGGTCCGCCAGTTGCCCGAAGCGCGGGAGAACGAAGTCCGCATCCTCCTGTCGGTCCTGGATACGGGCCTCGGCATTCCGGACGACAAGCTCACGGAGCTGTTCTCCCCCTTCACTCAGGGAGAGAAGGGCAACATCCGCAAGAACCAGGGTGCCGGGCTCGGGCTGGCCATCTGTCGGCGGCTGGCGGGACTCATGGACGCCAGCATCTCGGTGGAAAGCGAGGTGGGCAAGGGAACCGCGTTCCACGTGAGCATCCCCTTCAAGCGCATCGACGAGGAGATCCACCGCCCCGAATGGGCCCGCCAGGACAACGTGTCGTTGACCGGCTTGCGCGTCCTGTTGACCGAGGACGACAAGGTCAGCGCCATCCTGGCCAAGCGCTACCTGTCGCTCCTGGGGTGTCGGGTGGTGTGGGCGGAAAACGGCAGGCAGGCCCTCGACATCCTGAGGACGGAGCGCTTCGACGTGGTGCTCATGGACGCCCAGATGCCGGTCATGGACGGCGTGACCGCCACCAGGGCCATCCGGCAGGGCGATGCGGGCAAGGAAAACCGGGCCATACACATCATCGCCCTGACCGCCTACGCCATGGCCGGGGAGCAGCATTCCTTCCTGGACGCGGGCATGGACGACTACCTGTCCAAGCCCCTGGAGCTGTCCGCTCTCGCCGCCGCCCTGGGCCGTTTCCTGTCCTCCGGGGAATGA
- a CDS encoding ABC transporter ATP-binding protein — MTRSTSNENSSPGAEIELAGVTRTFGGTPAVSDLTVRFHPGELCCLLGPSGCGKSTTLRLIAGLEQPDSGTIRIRGRDVRALPPRERNLGFVFQNYALFPHMDVLDNVAYGLRSRRNMGEAAIRAAALDGLAMVRLQGYGERRVHELSGGEQQRVALARALVTGPDALLLDEPFSNLDARLREAMRGELAELRRRLGITTIFVTHDKEEAFALADRIVLMRDARLEQVGSPEDLYARPATPFAAAFLGSANRIPRAVWPDGEWSAPPAVVDGQVVVRPERVLPERAPGGPFTVVEAQFMGPYVRYVLHREDAPGFPDVEAHCPAFGPRFAPGERVAVRLLLDSTA; from the coding sequence ATGACGCGATCGACGAGCAACGAGAACTCCTCTCCCGGCGCTGAAATCGAGCTGGCCGGGGTGACCAGAACCTTCGGAGGGACTCCGGCGGTCAGCGATCTGACCGTGCGCTTCCACCCCGGCGAACTGTGCTGCCTGCTCGGTCCGTCCGGGTGCGGCAAGTCCACCACCCTGCGGCTCATCGCCGGGTTGGAGCAGCCCGACTCCGGGACCATCCGCATCCGGGGGCGCGACGTGCGCGCGCTGCCCCCTCGGGAACGCAACCTCGGCTTCGTGTTCCAGAACTATGCCCTGTTCCCGCACATGGACGTCCTCGACAACGTGGCCTACGGCCTGCGCTCGCGCCGCAACATGGGCGAGGCGGCCATCCGCGCGGCGGCCCTCGACGGGCTGGCCATGGTCCGGCTTCAGGGGTACGGCGAGCGCCGCGTACACGAGCTTTCGGGCGGCGAGCAGCAGCGGGTGGCCCTGGCCCGCGCCCTGGTCACCGGCCCGGACGCGCTCCTGCTGGACGAGCCGTTCTCCAACCTGGACGCCCGGCTGCGCGAGGCCATGCGCGGCGAGCTGGCCGAGCTGCGCCGTCGCCTCGGCATCACCACCATCTTCGTGACCCACGACAAGGAGGAGGCGTTCGCCCTGGCCGACCGCATCGTGCTCATGCGCGACGCGCGGCTGGAGCAGGTGGGAAGCCCGGAAGATCTGTACGCGCGCCCGGCCACGCCGTTCGCCGCCGCGTTCCTGGGCAGCGCCAACCGCATCCCCCGCGCCGTCTGGCCAGACGGGGAGTGGAGCGCGCCCCCGGCCGTGGTGGACGGGCAGGTCGTGGTCCGGCCCGAACGGGTCCTGCCCGAGCGCGCCCCCGGCGGACCGTTCACGGTGGTTGAAGCCCAGTTCATGGGGCCGTACGTCCGCTACGTCCTGCACCGGGAGGACGCCCCCGGGTTCCCGGATGTGGAGGCCCATTGCCCGGCCTTCGGGCCGAGGTTTGCGCCCGGCGAGAGGGTGGCCGTGCGCTTGTTGCTCGACTCCACGGCCTGA
- a CDS encoding PAS domain-containing protein: MTDEDKPTYEQLLARNESLVQELDRARKTIRELQVIHPGPLPGTGNSQDLTVRQAQMDLVLDLAEMAPWEMELATNIFTFDNRFYALYGTTAAQEGGCRMPAETYTREFMHPDDMHLVNNALEELFSTSDPFFEVNLEHRILRRDGKERYMVVRYRLIRDERGMPIKTVGANQDITSRKLAEKRLENSERKLNAVVYGSPVPMFFIDRDHKVLHWNTAIEQLTGIAEKDVQHSSNHWKAFYKDGRPCLCDLLLNQDDRAIAEIYKAECGVENMLEICVFTDFFPDMGRTASG, encoded by the coding sequence ATGACTGACGAAGACAAACCGACCTATGAACAGCTTCTTGCCCGTAATGAAAGCCTCGTCCAGGAGCTGGATCGTGCCAGGAAGACCATCCGGGAGCTACAGGTCATTCATCCCGGCCCGCTTCCCGGCACCGGAAATTCCCAGGACCTGACTGTCCGGCAGGCCCAGATGGATCTCGTCCTGGACCTCGCGGAAATGGCGCCGTGGGAGATGGAGCTGGCCACAAACATCTTCACCTTCGACAACCGGTTCTACGCCCTCTACGGCACAACCGCCGCACAGGAAGGCGGCTGCCGCATGCCCGCCGAGACCTATACCAGAGAGTTCATGCACCCGGACGACATGCATCTGGTCAACAATGCGCTGGAGGAGCTGTTCTCCACCAGCGACCCCTTCTTCGAGGTCAATCTGGAGCACCGGATCCTCCGCCGCGACGGCAAGGAACGGTATATGGTGGTCCGTTACCGGCTGATCCGCGACGAGCGGGGAATGCCCATCAAGACCGTCGGCGCCAACCAGGACATCACCTCGCGCAAGCTGGCCGAGAAACGGCTGGAGAACAGCGAGCGGAAACTGAACGCCGTGGTCTACGGCTCCCCTGTCCCCATGTTCTTCATCGACCGGGACCACAAGGTCCTGCATTGGAATACGGCCATCGAACAGTTGACCGGCATTGCCGAGAAGGATGTCCAGCACAGCAGCAATCACTGGAAGGCGTTCTACAAGGACGGGCGGCCCTGCCTGTGCGATCTGCTCCTGAATCAGGACGACCGGGCCATTGCCGAAATCTACAAGGCGGAATGCGGCGTCGAGAACATGCTGGAGATCTGCGTGTTCACCGATTTTTTCCCCGACATGGGGAGAACGGCAAGTGGCTGA